From Chryseobacterium sp. H1D6B, a single genomic window includes:
- the nudK gene encoding GDP-mannose pyrophosphatase NudK, which yields MQNSKIKIVKTEILSDNWYTLNKITYEKSKRDGTIETQSREAYDRGNGAVILLYNKNTETVILTRQFRLPTYINGNSTGMLIEACAGLLDNDNPEECIKRETEEETGYQISQVEKIYEAYMSPGSVTEILHFFIAAYSEEMKTTDGGGLEEEGEDIEVLEIPFDDTLRMIDTGEIKDAKTIMLLQYLRIKDIM from the coding sequence ATGCAGAACAGTAAAATTAAAATCGTAAAAACAGAGATTTTATCAGACAACTGGTACACTTTAAATAAAATTACCTACGAAAAATCAAAAAGAGACGGAACAATAGAAACCCAAAGCAGAGAAGCCTACGACAGAGGAAATGGTGCTGTCATCCTTCTTTACAATAAGAATACAGAGACTGTTATTCTAACCAGACAGTTTAGATTACCAACTTATATCAACGGAAATTCTACAGGAATGCTTATTGAAGCCTGTGCGGGACTTTTAGACAACGACAATCCTGAAGAATGCATAAAAAGAGAAACTGAAGAAGAAACAGGCTACCAGATCTCACAGGTTGAAAAAATTTATGAAGCTTATATGTCGCCCGGTTCTGTGACTGAAATTCTTCATTTTTTTATTGCAGCTTATTCAGAAGAGATGAAAACTACAGACGGCGGCGGTCTTGAAGAAGAGGGTGAGGATATTGAGGTTTTAGAAATCCCTTTTGATGATACACTTAGAATGATTGATACGGGTGAGATTAAAGACGCTAAGACTATTATGCTGCTGCAGTATCTCCGTATTAAGGATATTATGTAG
- a CDS encoding VOC family protein, giving the protein MEIDHLDHLVLTVADIEKTVQFYTTILGFQVVTFGNSRKALTFGNQKINLHQKGHEFEPKAEYPTSGSADLCFISKTDIHEVLEELKLKNVEIIEGIVDRTGATGKIKSIYFRDPDMNLIEISNYIIK; this is encoded by the coding sequence ATGGAAATAGACCACTTAGACCATCTCGTACTAACCGTCGCTGATATTGAAAAAACAGTTCAGTTCTATACCACAATTTTAGGTTTTCAAGTGGTCACATTTGGGAACAGCCGAAAGGCATTGACTTTTGGAAACCAGAAAATCAATCTTCATCAAAAGGGACATGAATTTGAACCTAAAGCTGAATATCCAACTTCAGGTTCTGCAGATCTGTGCTTTATTTCAAAAACAGATATCCACGAAGTTTTAGAAGAATTAAAACTGAAAAATGTTGAGATTATTGAAGGTATTGTTGACCGTACTGGAGCAACAGGAAAAATAAAATCTATTTATTTCCGGGATCCTGATATGAATTTGATCGAGATAAGTAACTATATTATCAAATAA
- a CDS encoding Lrp/AsnC family transcriptional regulator, with translation MERLDEKDLQLLKILQKNAKLTVKELAKEINLSASPVFERVKRLEQEGYIKHYAAVLEAEKLNRGFTVFCQIKLKIHDRAVGNQFVKDIVGIEEVAECYNISGDFDFLLKVQVRDMKHYQDFVFNKLGSLDSIGSTHSTFVMAEVKNNHGVTI, from the coding sequence GTGGAAAGACTTGACGAAAAGGACCTTCAGCTATTGAAAATCCTTCAAAAAAATGCTAAACTAACTGTAAAAGAGCTGGCAAAAGAAATAAATCTTTCAGCATCCCCTGTTTTTGAACGGGTAAAAAGACTGGAACAGGAAGGGTATATCAAGCATTACGCGGCAGTGCTGGAAGCTGAAAAACTGAACCGTGGTTTTACAGTTTTCTGCCAGATCAAATTAAAGATTCATGACAGGGCTGTGGGAAACCAATTTGTAAAAGATATTGTAGGGATCGAAGAGGTTGCGGAATGTTATAATATTTCAGGAGATTTTGATTTCCTGCTCAAAGTTCAGGTAAGGGATATGAAACATTATCAGGATTTTGTATTTAATAAATTAGGTTCTTTAGATTCTATCGGAAGTACACACAGCACTTTTGTGATGGCGGAGGTGAAGAATAATCACGGAGTTACAATATAG
- the metE gene encoding 5-methyltetrahydropteroyltriglutamate--homocysteine S-methyltransferase — protein sequence MQTHLLGYPRIGSNRELKKACEQYWSGKTSLQELLETGKTIRNHNWKLQQEAGIDLIPSNDFSFYDQVLDMTLTVGAIPERYQDVISKESNTELDLYFAMARGYQQNDLDITAMEMTKWFDTNYHYIVPEFQKDQQFKLFSNKIINGFIEAKEAGINTKPVIIGLVTYLLLGKEKENGFDKLDLAQNLLPVYIEILKELENHGASYIQFDEPFLALDLNQKAKEVYQFIYGEIRKQFPNLKFIAATYFDGLKDNLSLAAALPVDVLHIDLVRCPEQLDEVLNTIPETLSLSLGIVDGRNIWKNDFGQSQAFIKQALNALGSERVFIAPSCSLLHSPIDLDLEKNEKTLSPEIKKWMAFAKQKVYEIVSLKKLASGNTDYPSLQQAAENKKAIDNRKVSELIHNQSVKDRAAVTTEEDAKRNSPFSVRKETQQEVLQLPLFPTTTIGSFPQTKEVRSWRAKFKKGELTAEQYDDLLKKETERTIRWQEEIGIDVLVHGEFERNDMVEYFGEQLSGFAFTQNGWVQSYGSRCVKPPVIYGDVHRPHPMTVYWSEYAQSLTKKWVKGMLTGPVTILQWSFVRDDQPRSLTCRQIALAIRDEVNDIEKAGIRIIQIDEPAIREGLPLRKAEWQDYLEWAVEAFRISASGVEDATQIHTHMCYSEFNDIIQNIAAMDADVITIECSRSQMELLNAFADFKYPNEIGPGVYDIHSPRVPSKEEMVELLKKAQAVIPAQQLWVNPDCGLKTRHWDETEKALIAMVEASRELAKSYTIEKV from the coding sequence ATGCAGACACACTTACTTGGCTACCCGCGTATTGGCAGCAACAGAGAACTCAAAAAAGCCTGCGAGCAGTATTGGTCAGGAAAAACATCGTTACAGGAACTTCTGGAGACTGGAAAAACCATCAGAAACCATAACTGGAAACTGCAGCAGGAAGCAGGGATCGATCTTATTCCATCCAATGATTTTTCCTTTTACGACCAGGTTCTGGACATGACGTTGACCGTCGGGGCTATTCCGGAACGTTATCAAGACGTTATCTCAAAAGAATCCAATACAGAACTGGATCTGTATTTTGCTATGGCAAGAGGATATCAGCAAAACGATCTGGACATTACCGCCATGGAAATGACAAAATGGTTTGACACCAATTATCACTACATCGTCCCTGAATTCCAGAAAGACCAGCAGTTCAAATTATTTTCCAATAAAATTATCAACGGATTTATTGAAGCAAAAGAAGCGGGAATCAACACAAAACCTGTCATTATTGGTCTTGTAACTTATTTATTATTAGGAAAAGAAAAAGAAAACGGCTTTGATAAATTAGACCTCGCTCAGAACTTACTTCCCGTTTATATTGAGATTCTAAAAGAGCTGGAAAATCATGGTGCGTCATACATTCAATTTGATGAACCGTTTTTAGCACTAGATTTAAATCAAAAAGCTAAAGAAGTTTATCAATTCATTTACGGTGAAATCAGAAAACAGTTTCCAAACCTTAAATTCATCGCAGCAACGTATTTTGATGGATTAAAAGACAATCTTTCACTGGCTGCAGCCCTTCCGGTTGATGTTTTACATATTGATTTGGTACGCTGTCCTGAACAATTAGATGAGGTTTTAAATACTATTCCTGAAACATTAAGCCTGTCATTAGGAATTGTAGACGGAAGAAATATCTGGAAAAATGATTTCGGACAGTCGCAGGCTTTTATTAAGCAGGCATTAAATGCATTAGGTTCTGAAAGGGTTTTCATTGCACCATCCTGTTCACTGCTCCACTCGCCTATCGATCTTGATCTGGAAAAAAACGAAAAAACATTATCCCCTGAAATCAAGAAGTGGATGGCTTTTGCAAAACAGAAAGTCTATGAAATTGTTTCCTTAAAAAAATTAGCGTCAGGAAATACGGATTATCCGTCTTTACAGCAGGCTGCTGAAAATAAAAAGGCCATTGACAACCGTAAAGTTTCAGAGTTAATTCACAATCAGAGTGTGAAAGACCGTGCAGCAGTAACAACGGAGGAGGATGCAAAAAGAAACAGTCCGTTTAGTGTCCGTAAAGAAACCCAGCAGGAAGTACTCCAGCTGCCTTTGTTTCCTACCACTACAATAGGTTCGTTTCCACAGACGAAAGAAGTAAGAAGCTGGAGAGCAAAATTCAAAAAAGGAGAATTAACTGCTGAACAGTACGATGATCTGCTGAAAAAAGAAACAGAAAGAACAATCCGCTGGCAGGAAGAAATCGGGATTGACGTTCTGGTACATGGAGAATTTGAGCGTAACGATATGGTAGAATATTTCGGGGAACAGCTTTCCGGATTTGCTTTTACGCAGAACGGATGGGTTCAGAGCTACGGAAGCCGCTGTGTAAAACCGCCTGTGATCTATGGAGACGTCCACAGGCCGCATCCAATGACGGTTTACTGGTCGGAATACGCACAGTCACTGACGAAAAAATGGGTAAAAGGAATGCTGACAGGTCCTGTAACCATTCTGCAGTGGTCTTTTGTGCGTGACGACCAGCCGCGTTCATTGACCTGCAGACAAATTGCATTAGCAATCCGCGATGAAGTGAATGATATTGAAAAAGCAGGAATCAGAATTATTCAGATTGATGAACCGGCCATCAGAGAAGGACTTCCGCTCCGCAAAGCTGAATGGCAGGACTATCTGGAATGGGCGGTTGAGGCATTCAGAATTTCAGCAAGCGGTGTGGAAGATGCTACCCAGATCCATACCCACATGTGCTATTCTGAGTTTAACGACATCATCCAGAATATTGCAGCCATGGATGCCGATGTTATCACGATAGAATGCTCCAGAAGCCAGATGGAATTGCTGAATGCTTTCGCAGATTTCAAATATCCAAATGAGATCGGGCCGGGAGTTTATGACATCCACTCGCCCAGAGTTCCTTCCAAAGAAGAAATGGTAGAACTGCTGAAAAAAGCACAGGCTGTTATTCCGGCACAGCAGCTTTGGGTGAATCCAGACTGCGGTTTGAAAACAAGGCATTGGGATGAGACGGAGAAGGCTTTGATAGCAATGGTGGAAGCTTCGCGGGAACTAGCTAAATCTTATACGATAGAAAAAGTTTAA
- a CDS encoding GLPGLI family protein: protein MKYYLLSLFFSFQYFIAQSTIQSEYEAIYKVSIYSDTLSKNNLLQEHISLLIKDNTSLFKSTQKAISDSIAMAVSEKQWQNPIDGKVITDLRSVPRVNFKDEVFRDNGKITIYKELLRNRFSFPLEEKLKWEIIEGETKTIESYICKKATIKYKNRNYIAWFTTDIPIPDGPYVFKGLPGLIMEIYDSHDYFKFSLISLKKVTKPMILMKDAFATDFQAYNKARKNFLDNPAGTISNQTGIAIKPQQISTINQNARRFNNYID from the coding sequence ATGAAATATTATCTTTTATCCTTATTTTTTTCTTTTCAGTACTTTATTGCTCAGTCAACAATTCAATCAGAATATGAGGCAATTTATAAAGTGAGTATTTACTCAGATACTTTATCTAAAAATAATCTATTGCAAGAACATATATCTTTATTAATTAAAGATAATACATCATTATTTAAAAGTACTCAAAAAGCAATAAGTGATTCTATTGCCATGGCGGTTAGTGAAAAACAATGGCAAAACCCTATTGATGGAAAAGTGATTACAGATTTGAGAAGTGTACCGCGGGTTAACTTTAAAGATGAAGTTTTTCGCGACAACGGAAAAATTACTATTTATAAAGAATTGCTAAGAAATAGATTTTCTTTTCCTTTAGAAGAAAAACTAAAATGGGAAATTATAGAAGGAGAAACTAAAACAATTGAATCTTATATCTGTAAAAAGGCCACAATTAAGTATAAAAATAGAAATTATATCGCTTGGTTTACAACTGATATTCCAATTCCTGATGGCCCTTATGTCTTTAAAGGCTTACCCGGATTAATAATGGAAATCTATGATAGTCATGATTATTTTAAATTTTCACTGATAAGTTTAAAGAAAGTTACAAAGCCGATGATTCTTATGAAAGATGCTTTTGCAACTGACTTCCAAGCGTATAATAAGGCTAGAAAAAATTTTTTAGACAATCCAGCAGGAACAATTTCTAATCAAACCGGTATAGCTATTAAACCACAGCAAATATCTACTATTAACCAAAATGCTAGACGTTTTAATAATTATATTGATTAA
- a CDS encoding helix-turn-helix transcriptional regulator — protein sequence MQKEKLRVVRKKKGYTQQQIADILATDVSNYSRKEGGDVKIIREEWDKIAKFLDVPLEEIYEEEEATMVINNSNATFNDSPGSGAGYNTFNNEFGISLIKNLQEYINLLKEEVSRLNEKLNNSGK from the coding sequence ATGCAAAAAGAAAAATTACGGGTTGTAAGAAAGAAAAAGGGATACACCCAGCAGCAGATTGCTGATATTCTTGCTACAGATGTATCTAATTACAGCAGAAAAGAAGGCGGAGACGTTAAAATTATACGCGAGGAGTGGGATAAAATAGCTAAATTTCTTGATGTTCCATTGGAAGAGATTTATGAAGAGGAAGAGGCTACGATGGTTATTAATAATAGCAATGCAACATTTAATGATAGCCCCGGTTCAGGAGCAGGATATAATACATTTAACAATGAGTTCGGTATTTCTTTAATTAAAAATTTGCAAGAATACATTAACTTGTTAAAAGAAGAAGTCAGCAGGCTTAATGAAAAGCTGAATAATTCTGGGAAATAA
- a CDS encoding KTSC domain-containing protein, with protein sequence MKRVVEHRKLLGVDKTVTLKELKTIYRNTMKDTHPDKFVNDEAGKLEAEEKSKSIIEAYHFLVSINEETQEKYKEEYTETITKSNIQDFYLEKAVLKVQHLNGKMYEYIGVPRNTYIKMVNADSPSRFARRHIYGSFIYRKSGEVMAD encoded by the coding sequence ATGAAAAGAGTTGTTGAGCACAGAAAGCTTCTTGGGGTTGATAAAACCGTTACTTTAAAAGAATTAAAAACAATTTACAGAAATACGATGAAAGATACGCATCCTGATAAATTTGTAAATGATGAAGCCGGCAAACTGGAAGCAGAAGAAAAAAGCAAATCTATCATTGAAGCGTACCACTTTTTGGTGAGCATCAACGAAGAAACGCAGGAAAAATATAAAGAAGAATATACCGAGACAATCACAAAATCTAATATTCAGGATTTTTATCTTGAAAAAGCAGTTTTGAAAGTACAGCATCTAAACGGAAAAATGTATGAATACATCGGTGTTCCAAGAAATACATATATCAAAATGGTGAATGCAGATTCGCCGAGCCGTTTTGCAAGAAGACATATTTATGGAAGCTTTATCTACAGAAAATCTGGTGAGGTAATGGCGGATTAA
- a CDS encoding efflux RND transporter permease subunit, whose translation MKLAEISIKRPTLVIVLFTLLTLGGILSYSMMGYELIPKFETNMVTISTVYPGASPSEVETSVTRKIEDAVGSLENVKKVESSSYESLSVIMVQLNDGADVNYALNDAQRKVNAILSELPDDVKAPSLNKFSLDDLPIMTLSISSDKLNSKELYDLLDKKVEPIFSRVNGVAQVDLVGGQEREIQVNIDEKKLQGYGLSISEVQQAVLSSNLDFPTGALKTRTEKSTIRLSGKYKSIEEMNNLVISSKNGAQVRLSDVASVFDTQKDTEKVARYNQNSTILLQVKKQSDANAVAVSKSIQQTIERVQTDYKVQGIKIKTVDDSTDFTLEAANHVIFDLFLAVILVAVVMLLFLHSIRNAFIVMVSIPISLIATFIGMYLMGYTLNLMSLLGLSLVVGILVDDAIVVLENIYRHMEMGKSKIRAAYDGASEIGFTVSAITLVIVVVFLPIAMSSGLVANILAQFCVTVVIATLFSLLASFTIIPWLSSRFGKLEHLTGKNWFQKFILWFERMIDKFTHWITGILEWCLKSTLRRIMTVIITFLILISSFMLVAFGFIGGEFFPKMDRGQFLVQMELSKDATIEKTNQVTLNVEKYLRNNKDVVDMITTVGQQSSGFGGAQATIYQSEIQVILTDKSERAESTDIIAAKMKRDLEEKFTGVEFKTAPIGLMGADNAPIEMVVTAADNETATKEATRILELLKKVPGSVDAELSTDTGSPEVRVNIDRDKMASLGLNLSSVGQTMQTAFNGNTDGKYRAGEYEYDINIRLSDNNRKSIDDVKNLIFTNPAGEQVRLSQFANVDMSSGPSLLQRRDKSPSVKVLSKVVGRPVGDVANEWSAQFMNSDKKPAGVNYKWGGDMENQEEGFGTLGIALLAAIVLVYLVMVSLYDSFVYPFVVLFSIPLAMIGVMVILALTANSLNIFTMLGMIMLIGLVAKNAILIVDFTNARKAAGANTHDALVQANHARLRPILMTTIAMIFGMLPIALASGAGAEMNKGLAWVIIGGLTSSLFLTLIIVPVVYSIFDSILRRVKKGEKIDYEAEIRADYEHKELSEDGYTPKHVD comes from the coding sequence ATGAAGTTAGCAGAAATATCGATTAAAAGACCTACGTTAGTCATTGTATTATTTACATTGCTTACGTTAGGAGGAATCTTGAGTTATTCCATGATGGGATACGAATTGATTCCGAAGTTTGAAACCAACATGGTTACGATCTCTACAGTATATCCCGGAGCTTCCCCGAGTGAGGTGGAAACTTCCGTAACCCGGAAGATTGAGGATGCCGTAGGATCGTTGGAAAACGTAAAAAAAGTAGAATCTTCATCATACGAAAGTTTATCAGTGATCATGGTTCAGCTGAACGATGGTGCCGATGTAAACTATGCTTTGAATGATGCCCAGCGTAAAGTAAATGCTATTCTTTCGGAGCTTCCGGATGATGTAAAGGCGCCCTCATTGAACAAATTCTCTCTGGATGATTTACCGATCATGACCTTGAGTATTTCCAGTGATAAGCTGAACAGCAAAGAGCTTTATGACTTATTAGATAAAAAAGTAGAACCTATTTTTTCCCGTGTAAATGGGGTGGCACAGGTTGATCTTGTCGGCGGACAGGAAAGAGAAATTCAGGTGAATATCGATGAGAAAAAACTGCAGGGTTACGGACTTTCTATCAGTGAAGTTCAGCAAGCGGTTCTTTCATCAAACCTTGATTTCCCGACAGGAGCTTTGAAAACCAGAACTGAAAAATCTACTATCAGATTATCAGGAAAGTATAAGTCTATTGAAGAAATGAACAATCTTGTTATCTCTTCAAAAAACGGAGCGCAGGTTCGTTTATCAGATGTAGCATCAGTTTTTGATACACAGAAAGACACAGAAAAAGTAGCTAGATACAACCAGAATTCAACGATTCTATTACAGGTAAAGAAACAGTCTGATGCCAATGCCGTTGCCGTTTCTAAAAGTATTCAGCAGACCATTGAAAGAGTTCAGACAGATTATAAAGTACAGGGGATTAAAATTAAAACGGTAGATGACAGTACCGACTTTACTTTAGAAGCAGCCAATCACGTTATTTTTGACTTATTCTTAGCTGTAATTCTAGTAGCAGTTGTGATGTTATTATTCCTTCACAGTATTAGAAATGCATTTATCGTAATGGTTTCTATTCCTATTTCATTGATCGCGACATTCATTGGAATGTACTTAATGGGATACACATTGAACTTAATGAGTTTACTAGGACTTTCCCTTGTGGTTGGTATCCTTGTGGATGATGCGATCGTTGTACTGGAAAATATTTACCGTCACATGGAAATGGGGAAAAGCAAGATCAGAGCAGCTTATGATGGTGCTTCTGAGATTGGATTTACCGTTTCTGCGATCACATTAGTTATCGTAGTGGTATTCTTACCGATTGCGATGAGTTCAGGTCTGGTTGCAAATATCTTGGCACAGTTCTGCGTCACGGTGGTTATTGCAACATTATTTTCATTGCTTGCTTCATTTACTATTATTCCTTGGTTATCATCAAGATTTGGTAAACTAGAGCATTTAACGGGTAAAAACTGGTTCCAGAAATTTATTCTTTGGTTTGAAAGAATGATTGATAAATTTACACACTGGATCACAGGAATTCTTGAATGGTGTTTGAAATCTACATTAAGAAGAATCATGACGGTTATTATAACTTTCCTTATTTTGATCTCTTCATTCATGTTAGTTGCTTTCGGGTTTATCGGTGGAGAATTCTTCCCTAAAATGGACCGAGGCCAGTTCTTAGTTCAAATGGAGCTTTCTAAAGATGCAACCATTGAAAAAACAAACCAGGTTACTTTAAATGTTGAAAAATATTTAAGAAATAATAAAGATGTAGTAGATATGATTACTACTGTGGGGCAGCAGTCTTCAGGATTTGGCGGCGCACAGGCTACAATCTATCAGTCTGAAATCCAGGTGATCTTGACAGACAAATCTGAACGTGCTGAAAGTACAGACATCATCGCGGCAAAGATGAAGCGTGATCTTGAAGAAAAATTCACAGGAGTTGAGTTTAAAACAGCACCGATCGGATTAATGGGAGCAGATAATGCACCGATTGAAATGGTAGTAACTGCTGCTGATAACGAAACGGCAACGAAAGAAGCGACAAGAATCTTAGAATTACTGAAAAAAGTTCCGGGATCTGTAGATGCTGAATTATCAACAGATACAGGAAGCCCTGAAGTACGTGTGAATATTGACCGTGATAAGATGGCTTCATTAGGCTTAAATCTTTCAAGTGTAGGACAGACGATGCAGACTGCATTCAACGGAAATACAGACGGGAAATATAGAGCAGGAGAGTATGAATATGATATCAATATCCGTCTTTCTGATAACAACAGAAAATCAATTGACGACGTTAAAAACTTGATCTTTACCAATCCTGCAGGCGAGCAGGTTCGTTTGAGCCAGTTTGCAAACGTAGATATGAGTTCAGGACCGAGTTTGTTGCAGCGTAGAGATAAATCTCCATCTGTAAAAGTATTGTCAAAAGTAGTAGGACGTCCTGTAGGGGATGTTGCCAACGAATGGTCTGCTCAGTTTATGAACAGCGATAAAAAACCGGCAGGTGTCAATTACAAATGGGGCGGTGATATGGAAAACCAAGAAGAAGGTTTCGGTACTTTAGGAATTGCTTTATTAGCGGCTATCGTATTGGTATATCTTGTAATGGTTTCTTTATATGACAGTTTTGTATATCCGTTTGTGGTATTGTTCTCGATTCCGTTAGCAATGATCGGGGTAATGGTAATTCTTGCCTTGACGGCCAATTCACTGAATATCTTTACGATGTTAGGGATGATCATGCTGATCGGTCTGGTGGCGAAGAATGCGATCCTGATCGTCGACTTTACGAATGCGAGAAAAGCAGCGGGAGCGAATACTCACGATGCCTTAGTTCAGGCTAACCATGCCCGTCTTCGTCCGATCTTGATGACAACGATTGCGATGATCTTCGGGATGCTTCCTATTGCATTAGCGAGCGGAGCAGGAGCAGAGATGAACAAAGGTCTTGCATGGGTAATCATCGGTGGTCTGACGTCATCATTATTCCTTACATTGATCATTGTACCAGTGGTATATTCAATTTTTGATTCTATCCTGAGACGTGTGAAAAAAGGAGAAAAAATAGATTATGAAGCTGAAATAAGAGCAGATTATGAACATAAAGAACTAAGTGAAGACGGCTACACACCGAAACACGTAGATTAA
- a CDS encoding efflux RND transporter periplasmic adaptor subunit, whose translation MKKTLIYIIVAAVLVGLAAYKIAGNKEKQKTEVAEVAKQVDKINVNVVTVKRENIDTDYSANGTFLPKQEMNQASEIAGRIVNVLVKEGSRVSAGQVLATIKKDAIEVDVAQAQNNLQNAIIDNQRYENAFKTGGVTKQQVDNSRLQLKNAQAAVRAQGVRVNDASIRAGISGTINKKMVEPGTVVSIGTSMFEIVNINSLKLSVLVDESQIGRIQLGQEVPINVNVLPEDSFSGRITFIAPKSDASLNFPVEIEVQNKGNLKAGMYATALFKTNHGAETQNMLTVPAEAFVNGVSSGQVFVVQNGTAKLIKVTIGKIYGDKVQILSGLNDGEQVITSGQINLDNGSKINIVK comes from the coding sequence ATGAAAAAAACTTTAATATATATCATCGTAGCAGCTGTACTTGTAGGTTTAGCCGCATACAAGATTGCTGGTAATAAAGAAAAGCAGAAGACAGAAGTTGCTGAAGTTGCAAAGCAGGTTGATAAAATTAACGTAAATGTAGTAACGGTAAAAAGAGAAAATATTGATACAGATTATTCTGCAAACGGTACTTTTCTTCCAAAGCAGGAAATGAATCAGGCTTCTGAGATTGCAGGACGTATTGTAAACGTTTTAGTAAAGGAAGGATCAAGAGTTTCTGCAGGCCAGGTGTTGGCAACTATTAAAAAAGATGCAATTGAAGTTGATGTTGCGCAGGCTCAAAACAACTTGCAGAACGCGATTATAGATAACCAGCGTTACGAAAATGCATTTAAAACAGGAGGAGTTACCAAACAGCAGGTTGACAACTCAAGATTACAGTTGAAAAATGCACAGGCCGCTGTCAGAGCACAGGGAGTAAGAGTAAATGATGCAAGTATCCGTGCAGGAATCAGTGGAACAATTAACAAAAAAATGGTTGAGCCGGGAACAGTAGTTTCCATAGGAACTTCCATGTTTGAAATTGTTAACATCAACAGCCTAAAATTGTCTGTATTGGTAGACGAAAGCCAGATCGGAAGAATTCAATTAGGACAGGAAGTTCCCATTAATGTAAATGTATTACCGGAAGATTCTTTCAGCGGAAGAATTACATTCATAGCTCCTAAAAGTGATGCTTCTTTAAATTTCCCTGTTGAAATTGAAGTGCAGAACAAAGGAAACTTAAAGGCTGGTATGTATGCCACTGCTTTATTTAAAACCAATCACGGGGCTGAAACTCAGAATATGTTAACAGTTCCTGCTGAAGCTTTCGTAAATGGAGTAAGTTCAGGTCAGGTATTCGTTGTTCAAAACGGAACTGCTAAACTAATCAAAGTGACGATCGGTAAAATTTACGGAGATAAAGTACAGATTTTAAGTGGTCTTAATGATGGAGAGCAGGTGATTACCAGCGGACAGATCAACCTTGATAATGGTTCAAAAATCAATATTGTAAAGTAG